The segment CGCCAATCACCACGCCCAATCATTCCACAATCTGACTACCAAAACAGAGTTGTTATTTCAtatatttgatggtttttcctggTTCCATTAAATCTTCTTCCACGCGAGTTTTTGTATTTAAGCCCCATTTGTGCTCTTTGAGCAGATAGGGAATCTGTGTCACGTGCCTCTTCATTCTTCCACAAAACCCACTCTTCAGCAATACGACCAGTGATATCAACATCATTTTTGAGACACTTTGTTTGCATGCAACACCTTCACTCCCTGTTCTGCATGTGGTAGACCCACTTACCTAAATCTTTTTTTTCTGAAATCCACACATTCACTAGCAAGATTATCATCTCCTtaaagattctttttttttcttttacaccACACTCGAACAGTCACGGGAGCTGAACTGGTATTCCACTCCAAAACAACTATCCCATATTATTGTGCTCACATGGATCGATTTTACAAGTTGTTCAAGCATCTATTGTTATGCTGCATTTCTGTCACTTCACTTAGTTTGGTTGCACACCCTCGTCAGATGAGCAGTGGTGATAATCTCTTCGGGAATATTGGAGATACCTAAAATCTTAGAGGTATTTTTGTTTCAAGCCTTCTGTCAAATATATTCAGTGTAGATCACAGCTTGTACCTTTTCCTCAAACTTGTATGGGTTAAGGTTTGTTACGTATTATTTTACAGAGAGGAATGGTGTGCCAGCGTTTCTTCtctcgcccatagacatacccagacGAGGGCCACTCGTTCTCCGGAGTGCAGCGGCACCTGCACAGGGCGATGGAGGCCTTCCTGGACGACTGCTTCGGCCCGATCAACTTCGAGGAGTGGGAGGTCGGCACCAGCTTCTTCAGCTTCAAGCAGTAGTGGGCGTGGCTCCAGGCCGTGTCCCGACCTGCCTACTGCTGCTTGCTACATCCTGCCGTGCCACGACAGTAGCTGCGGGAGGGGCATCCCGCCGTGCCACGACAGAAGCTGCGGGAGGGGCATCCCGCCGTGCCACGACAGTAGCTGCTGGAGGGGCATCCCGCCGTGCCACGACAGTAGCTGCGGGAGGGGCATCCCGCCGTGCCACGACAGTAGCTGCTGGAGGGGCATCCCGCCGTGCCACGACAGTAGCTGCTGGAGGGGCATCCCGCCGTGCCACGACAGTAGCTGCGGGAGGGGCATCCCGCCGTGCCACGACAGTAGCTGCGGGAGGGGCATCCCGCCGTGCCACGACAGTAGCTGCGGGAGGGGCATCCCGCCGTGCCACGACAGTAGCTGCGGGAGGGGCATCCCGCCGTGCCACGACAGTAGCTGCGGGAGGGGCATCCCGCCGTGCCACGACAGTAGCTGCGGGAGGGGCATCCCGCCGTGCCACGACAGTAGCTGCGGGAGGGGCATCCCGCCGAGCCACGACAGTAGCTGCTGGAGGGGCATCCCGCCGTGCCACGACAGTAGCTGCGGGAGGGGCATCCCGCCGTGCCACGACAGTAGCTGCGGGAGGGGCATCCCGCCGTGCCACGACAGTAGCTGCGGGAGGGGCATCCCGCCGAGCCACGACAGTAGCTGCTGGAGGGGCATCCCGCCGTGCCACGACAGTAGCTGCGGGAGGGGCATCCCGCCGTGCCACGACAGTAGCTGCGGGAGGGGCATCCCGCCGTGCCACGACAGTAGCTGCGGGAGGGGCATCCCGCCGAGCCACGACAGTAGCTGCTGGAGGGGCATCCCGCCGTGCCACGACAGAAGCTGCGGGAGGGGCATCCCGCCGTGCCACGACAGTAGCTGCGGGAGGGGCATCCCGCCGTGCCACGACAGAAGCTGCGGGAGGGGCATCCCGCCGTGCCACGACAGTAGCTGCAGGAGGGGCATCCCGCCGTGCCACGACAGTAGCTGCTGGAGGGGCATCCCGCCGTGCCACGACAGTAGCTGCGGGAGGGGCATCCCGCCGTGCCACGACAGTAGCTGCTGGAGGGGCATCCCGCCGTGCCACGACAGTAGCTGCTGGAGGGGCATCCCGCCGTGCCACGACAGTAGCTGCTGGAGGGGCATCCCGCCGTGCCACGACAGTAGCTGCTGGAGGGGCATCCCGCCGTGCCACGACAGTAGCTGCGGGAGGGGCATCCCGCCgtgccacgacagtagctgttggAGGGGCATCCCGCCGTGCCACGACAGTAGCTGCTGGAGGGGCATCCCGCCGTGTCACGACAGTAGCTGCGGGAGGGGCATCCCGCCGAGCCACGACAGTAGCTGCGGGAGGGGCATCCCGCCGTGCCACGACAGTAGCTGCTGGAGGGGCATCCCGCCGTGCCACGACAGTAGCTGCTGGAGGGGCATCCCGCCGTGCCACGACAGTAGCTGCTGGAGGGGCATCCCGCCGTGCCACGACAGTAGCTGCGGGAGGGGCATCCCGCCGTGCCACGACAGTAGCTGCTGGAGGGGCATCCCGCCGTGCCACGACAGTAGCTGCGGGAGGGGCATCCCGCCGTGCCACGACAGTAGCTGCTGGAGGGGCATCCCGCCGTGCCACGACAGTAGCTGCGGGACATCCAGCCCTGCGGTGCCACGGAATAAGCCCATCTCAGGCCTGGGACGTTATCGTCGATCCGCGGAGCACCCCAGCTTAGACGCCGACGAGTTTTAAATACCGAAAAGTGAAGTCGTTAACTGTTTACGTGTTTTACCGGTGAATTTGTACATAACGGAGCTGTTGTAACTGTGTACATAACAAAGGTGTATATTTTTTACTAGCGGAAtcacaataatataaaaaaaaagggtcaCTTCAAGATTGCCGGCACCAACCATGACATGTGAACTAGGACGAGTTTTGTTGAATGTGAAATATAAGTTTATGTTTCATGAAACGTTGTTATGTTACCATTGTTGGAATAGTTTAATGGTTCACCTGTTAACCAGGTTTGGTTTGTGTTAAATACTGAAGAAAAATATCCTATAGATTTGCATAAAATATTGTGAGTTGTTGTACGTGCTCAATTTTTTAATCGTTAGTTTTTATGGACCTATGTGAAAAATTAGACTTAATAAACACATAGTATATTTATGTTCAAGAAATAGAGAAACGCTTTGTCCTGattgagaatattttattttacctcgAATTATGTCCCACAGATTTAATGAATCACAAACACTGAACCACATTCGCGCAGTCGCGTCTGATTGATGCGTCGGAGCTGACAGTGCAGATGCCTGCATGCCATTTGAATTGGCTCACGTGACCGATGACGTCAGGTGCTGATGGAGCGCACATTATGTCTGACCAGAGCTTTGCGAACTGGAACGCCCCTATGTCGGACAGCACCCTCTGCATCTGACGTCAGCAGTCTTGTGGTCAGAGGCGACACctcactagaagcaccagctgtgctcagactgtttgctcgATCAGACAACATCGCGACACactgtgccgcaaactgtattgtcatcacagccactgcgggcctcgtggtccgtgtgccagaacccagcatcgaaccaaggacccacgAGGAGTCCCAGGCCACTGCCTCTTGTGTTCGTGTGTGGGTGTCTGTGAAGAGGATGGTACTGGGTTACTTATGAGGTGTTGTTAAAATATGTGTTTCTCCAGCGGGATCGCGGTAGGGACTCCAACCCACGTGCTGCTGAGGGCAATGCGATGGATAAAGATAGAAGTCACTTCTTTTCCTTGAGCCATCTGCAACCGATGTGGGCCCCACCTGCACAAGCTCGCCCGGACTTAACGGAACGACGCCTCGCGACCGTGCGCGCCCGTGCCTTGGTGCGAGCGGCGGTCCGCGGACCGACCACGCCCGCCCGGGAGCACTTTCCCCGGCACCCGGTCAAGGTCCCCGGGACCTGCCCCCGGGCCCCGCCTGCATGCAGTCCTCCGGCTCTTGCCGCACACTTCTGTGGGCGCGCGGCATGCCACAACGATTTACAACATGAAAATagaggctacatacaataacaattacattacgtgaaattttaaataatacatttcagtgaacaatataataattaaaaacacttatttactgtgaatattaattatataaattgtaattacAAACATTCTTAAATGTATTTTCAGGTGTttttatataattgaggttatgttcctgtatgtattttttttgcatagtaAATTCAcgcatattacatttttattattaagttaaatttatcgggattattttactaaatgtaagtataattttaaagcctatacgtatttgaattaatatataatactgaaaaagtatttaatttttttagtttgaatgaaTGTATACTTTACGAACCGtacttataatatcactccagtcgattaatttttttcattctttaATAACGAGAGAGGCCACTGTTCAAAATTTACGTGATTACGAAAAGCGTATAGTCTAACGCCTGGCGCGCATTACGATCCTCCCCTTAAATTCACTCCTTAATCAGATTTTGGACCCACAGACACTTCGGCTGCGTGGGacagacttcagcgtggaggggctgttgtcaaaataataataaatgctgGAAAAATGAACACTTTCaaagaaaattgtaatttaaCCTGGAAATGAAACGTCCATAATGGTTTTGTTAAATTTAGCTTAAGAAATGTTGATATGCATTCctgatgaaaaaaattgaaacacaCAATGAAATTCCGGTTGAATCGATAATTATGcgtgtcaataaaatattttaattatattttttttaccaaaatcatgaattgaaatacGTGTTGCCCAGCACTTTAATTGTCAtgctaataaattttaattttccttttcccattaatgtccatAAATTTTAACAGAAAACTAGACAGGCAATTTAAACAAGAGTGATGTGCGCAAACTTTCACGGCCatggtctgaagtagcttggcttctgggttgtagccgcgtccttgacgaataaattcaccaacgtttcggtcgacattgcagtcgccgtcatcagggagcagttacctactgtaggcaacaactacctgatgatggcgactgcaatgccgaccagaaacgtcgatgaattatccgccaaggacactgCTGCAACCCAGAGGCCAAGCTACTTGAAAACGAGAGTGAAAGGCGTCGGTGTCCGGAACTGAACCACCTTCCCTGCCGCGGACGAGTGGAGTCGCCCGCCGTCAAGGGTACCAACCCAGACACCAGTAGCTCCTGCACTGGACCTCCCTGCTTGATGCGTGCGTTACCCCGTGTCTGTGCAGgctttacctgggcccaacccaaccagttatagtctagagttGACATGGGGGAGTtagtaatgggtagagaccggaaaaattcgcgggttcaatgacctgtaggatgaactccatagttctacgtacactcggtaaaatgtcacccactcattggctgctgtgttttgagacgttacaacgtagcagcatgtgattcgataaagctatggttgggtgtttctcattggcccagagtcatccaggtgagttgtgagccaatagcagaggcagcactgaggtataactattttaattctagcctatcgcgaaatgaattcgcgaatttttccggtctctagtaatgggtagggc is part of the Bacillus rossius redtenbacheri isolate Brsri chromosome 8, Brsri_v3, whole genome shotgun sequence genome and harbors:
- the LOC134535413 gene encoding uncharacterized protein LOC134535413; its protein translation is MPLQQLLSWHGGMPLQQLLSWHGGMPLPQLLSWHGGMPLQQLLSWHGGMPLQQLLSWHGGMPLQQLLSWHGGMPLQQLLSWHGGMPLPQLLSWHGGMPLQQLLSWHGGMPLLQLLSWHGGMPLPQLLSWHGGMPLPQLLSWHGGMPLPQLLSWHGGMPLQQLLSWLGGMPLPQLLSWHGGMPLPQLLSWHGGMPLPQLLSWHGGMPLQQLLSWLGGMPLPQLLSWHGGMPLPQLLSWHGGMPLPQLLSWHGGMPLQQLLSWLGGMPLPQLLSWHGGMPLPQLLSWHGGMPLPQLLSWHGGMPLPQLLSWHGGMPLPQLLSWHGGMPLPQLLSWHGGMPLPQLLSWHGGMPLQQLLSWHGGMPLQQLLSWHGGMPLPQLLSWHGGMPLQQLLSWHGGMPLPQLLSWHGGMPLPQLLSWHGRM